A region of Silurus meridionalis isolate SWU-2019-XX chromosome 17, ASM1480568v1, whole genome shotgun sequence DNA encodes the following proteins:
- the adam9 gene encoding LOW QUALITY PROTEIN: disintegrin and metalloproteinase domain-containing protein 9 (The sequence of the model RefSeq protein was modified relative to this genomic sequence to represent the inferred CDS: inserted 1 base in 1 codon), which produces MAVFLSSHFQIIVVLLVLSESFPGLASQTSQFSAYEVSVPKRLSRHRREQDGTAIAKVSYVIPAQGKEHVIVLEKNEFLLPEDFTVYSYAKDGSLITERPDMKDHCHYRGYVEDVEGSSAALSLCSGIRGVIHMQNTSLGIEPLEGSSDNEHIVYRLEDVKTEPFTCGTPHSRHHGNREPTAHTHIITPGQPAGHVIRKKRAVLHQTHYVELLLVVDNERFNFTGRNKTAVREEMVLLANYIDSMYVALNIRVVLVGLEIWSVMNFISTEGGAGEVLGRFTQWREKELVPRRRHDSAQLILKKGFGITAGMAFVGTACSRSHGGGINAFTHXNVAPFASIVAHELGHNLGMNHDDDGRNCKCDVDNCIMNSGATGSRNFSSCSADDFEKLILNGGGSCLLNVPRPDEAYSAPYCGNKLVDVGEDCDCGSEEECEKDPCCEPKTCKLRAGAQCAYGVCCKHCRFLPGGTVCRSSTDECDLSEYCSGSSALCQADVFKQNGHPCREGVAYCYNGQCQHYESQCQALFGPKAKVAPEACFKDVNSKGDRFGNCGYQNYNMKKCESRNAMCGKLQCENVQQIEVFGIKPSIIQTPIGGTICWGVDFRLGTDVPDPGMVNEGTKCGENKVCLNYECKSADELKYDCDVQNKCHGHGVCNSNKNCHCDYGWAPPSCEVSGYGGSVDSGPTWNDKDTSLRDGLLVFFFLVLPLLVLGLFVFFRRNELQRRFCRKKRSQGYE; this is translated from the exons gtttggcTTCTCAGACATCCCAGTTCTCTGCGTATGAAGTGAGCGTCCCAAAACGCCTCAGCAGACACCGGAGAGAGCAGGATGGCACCGCTATCGCTAAG gtaTCCTATGTAATTCCAGCTCAGGGGAAAGAACATGTCATCGTCCTGGAGAAGAACGA GTTTCTCCTGCCCGAGGATTTCACAGTGTATTCCTACGCCAAGGATGGATCACTGATCACTGAAAGACCCGACATGAAG gatcaCTGTCATTACCGTGGTTATGTGGAGGATGTAGAAGGTTCCTCTGCTGCTCTGAGCCTCTGCTCTGGAATACG aggtgtGATCCACATGCAGAACACCAGTTTAGGTATTGAGCCTCTTGAGGGTTCCTCAGATAACGAGCACATCGTGTATCGCCTGGAGGACGTCAAGACCGAGCCGTTCACCTGCGGCACGCCCCATTCCCGTCACCACGGCAACCGAGAGCCCACTGCCCACACCCACATCATCACACCTGGTCAACCTGCCGGTCATGTGATCAGA aaaaagAGGGCGGTGTTACACCAGACACATTATGTGGAGCTGCTGCTGGTGGTCGATAACGAGAGA TTTAACTTCACGGGTCGTAATAAGACGGCGGTGAGAGAGGAGATGGTGCTGCTCGCCAACTACATCGACAGT ATGTACGTAGCTCTGAATATCCGCGTGGTGTTGGTGGGGTTGGAGATCTGGTCGGTGATGAACTTTATCAGTACTGAAGGTGGTGCAGGGGAGGTTCTCGGACGCTTCACTCAGTGGAGGGAGAAGGAACTCGTGCCTCGCCGTCGGCATGACAGCGCTCAGCTCATCCT GAAGAAAGGATTCGGTATTACAGCAGGCATGGCGTTTGTGGGCACCGCCTGCTCCAGGAGTCATGGGGGCGGGATCAACGCG ttcacCC AAAACGTGGCACCGTTTGCCTCCATCGTGGCCCATGAGCTCGGCCACAATTTGGGGATGAaccatgatgatgatgggaGGAACTGCAAGTGTGATGTGGACAACTGCATCATGAACTCAGGGGCAAC GGGCTCGCGGAACTTCAGCAGCTGCAGTGCGGATGACTTTGAGAAGTTGATCCTGAATGGTGGAGGCAGCTGCCTGCTAAACGTGCCGCGTCCAGACGAGGCCTACAGCGCCCCCTACTGTGGCAACAAGCTGGTGGACGTGGGAGAGGATTGTGACTGCGGCTCTGAGGAG gagTGTGAGAAGGATCCCTGCTGTGAGCCTAAAACGTGTAAACTCAGAGCTGGAGCTCAGTGTGCCTACGGGGTGTGCTGCAAGCACTGCAGG TTCCTCCCCGGCGGTACCGTGTGCAGGAGCAGTACGGATGAATGTGACCTGTCGGAGTACTGTAGCGGCTCGTCTGCTCTGTGTCAGGCCGACGTGTTTAAACAGAACGGACACCCGTGCCGCGAGGGCGTGGCTTACTGCTATAACGGCCAGTGCCAGCATTATGAAAGCCAGTGCCAGGCCCTGTTTGGTCCca AGGCGAAAGTTGCTCCCGAGGCTTGCTTTAAAGACGTAAACTCTAAAGGCGATCGCTTCGGAAACTGCGGCTACCAGAACTACAACATGAAGAAGTGTGAGAGCAG aAATGCCATGTGTGGGAAGCTGCAGTGTGAAAACGTCCAGCAAATCGAGGTATTCGGCATCAAGCCCTCCATCATCCAGACCCCCATCGGAGGCACAATCTGCTGGGGCGTGGACTTCCGCCTGGGCACCGACGTCCCTGACCCAGGCATGGTCAACGAGGGCACCAAGTGTGGAGAGAACAAG GTTTGTTTGAACTACGAGTGTAAGAGTGCTGACGAGCTGAAATACGACTGCGACGTGCAGAACAAATGCCACGGGCACGGG GTGTGTAACAGCAACAAGAACTGCCACTGTGACTACGGTTGGGCGCCACCATCCTGCGAGGTCTCAGGCTACGGCGGCAGCGTAGACAGCGGCCCCACGTGGAATG ataaAGACACGTCCCTGAGAGATGGTCTGTTGGTTTTCTTCTTCCTGGTCCTTCCTCTCCTGGTTTTGGGTCTCTTCGTGTTTTTCAGGAGGAACGAGCTGCAGCGGCGCTTCTGCAGGAAAAAACGCTCTCAGGGTTacgagtga